The Quercus robur chromosome 7, dhQueRobu3.1, whole genome shotgun sequence genome has a segment encoding these proteins:
- the LOC126691788 gene encoding lipid phosphate phosphatase gamma, with translation MHHSHTTMPPPPLKAVTLVHVRYRRGDQLGHFLAWVSLVPVFISLGGFVSHFIFRRELQGMFFALGLIISQFVNEFIKTSVQQARPETCALLEMCDSHGWPSSHSQYMFFFSVYFSLMTYKGYGLFRTTSKWAVHFWLWSMAFLTMYSRVYLGYHTVAQVFAGAILGAFLGAVWFWFVNSVLIVYFPAIEESAFGRMFYVKDTSHIPNVLKFEYDNARAARKNIAAKNN, from the coding sequence ATGCACCATTCACACACGACGATGCCTCCACCGCCACTGAAGGCCGTGACACTGGTCCACGTGCGGTACCGGAGAGGAGATCAGCTGGGTCACTTCCTAGCCTGGGTTTCCCTGGTCCCAGTTTTCATCAGCCTCGGCGGCTTCGTCTCCCACTTCATCTTCCGCCGCGAACTCCAAGGCATGTTCTTCGCTCTCGGCCTCATAATCTCCCAATTCGTCAACGAGTTCATCAAAACCTCCGTACAGCAAGCTCGGCCCGAGACCTGTGCTCTCCTCGAGATGTGCGACTCGCACGGCTGGCCTTCGAGTCACTCTCAGTACATGTTCTTCTTCTCAGTTTACTTCTCGCTCATGACCTATAAAGGGTACGGGCTGTTTCGCACGACGAGCAAGTGGGCCGTGCATTTCTGGCTTTGGTCTATGGCGTTTCTCACCATGTATTCGAGGGTGTATTTGGGTTACCACACAGTTGCTCAGGTCTTTGCTGGGGCTATTCTGGGAGCTTTTCTTGGGGCGGTGTGGTTTTGGTTTGTGAATTCTGTGCTCATTGTTTACTTTCCGGCCATTGAGGAAAGCGCGTTTGGGAGGATGTTCTATGTTAAAGACACGTCTCATATACCCAATGTGTTGAAGTTCGAGTACGATAATGCCAGAGCTGCTAGGAAAAACATAGCTGCTAAGAACAATTGA
- the LOC126691787 gene encoding importin subunit alpha-9 yields MADESLAFHRRDPIKSSVGNVAANRRRQNAVTVGKERRESLVRAKRLCRVGISGDADADVSLDSEMMIDEEQSILEAQTSSAVEGLKSAVAYQGKGAMQKRVGALRDLRRLLSKSEFPPVEAALKAGAIPILVQCLSFGSQDEQLLEAAWCLTNIAAGKPEETEALLPALPLLIAHLGEKSSLSVAEQCAWALGNVAGEGEKLRSVLLSQGALLPLARMMLPNKGSTVRTSAWALSNLIKGPDPKAATELIRIDGVLDAIVRHLKKADDELATEVAWVVVYLSALSNVATSMLVKNDVLQLLVDRLATSNSLQLLIPVLRSLGNLVAGDSHTIYAVLVPGHDITDSVIIVLVKCLRSEHRVLKKEAAWVLSNIAASSVEHKRLINSSEAVPLLLRLLSTAPFDIRKEVAYVLGNLCVAPTEGDGKPNLILEHLVSLVSGGCLPGFIDLVRSADTEAARVGLQFMELVLRGMPNGEGPKLVEREDGIDAMERFQFHENEDLRNMANGLVDKYFGEDYGLDE; encoded by the exons atGGCCGATGAAAGCTTGGCTTTTCACAGAAGAGACCCTATAAAGTCCTCAG TTGGGAATGTTGCTGCTAATCGAAGACGGCAAAATGCGGTTACTGTGGGAAAAGAAAGGAGGGAATCATTGGTGCGGGCAAAGCGGTTATGCAGAGTGGGGATTAGCGGCgatgctgatgctgatgtttcTCTTGATAGTGAAATGATGATTGATGAAGAACAATCAATTTTGGAGGCTCAAACTTCTTCGGCAGTGGAAGGGTTGAAGTCTGCTGTGGCATACCA GGGGAAAGGTGCAATGCAGAAGAGAGTGGGTGCCCTTCGTGATTTAAGGCGTTTATTGTCAAAATCTGAATTCCCTCCTGTTGAAGCTGCTCTTAAAGCTGGAGCAATACCCATACTAGTGCAGTGTCTTTCATTTGGTTCTCAGGATGAGCAG TTGCTTGAGGCTGCTTGGTGCCTCACAAACATTGCAGCAGGAAAACCTGAAGAAACAGAAGCTTTATTACCTGCATTGCCTTTACTTATTGCTCATCTCGGAG AAAAGAGCTCCTTGTCTGTTGCTGAGCAGTGTGCATGGGCATTAGGAAATGTTGCTGGTGAAGGAGAGAAGCTGAGAAGTGTCTTGCTATCACAAGGGGCCTTACTACCTCTTGCAAGAATGATGCTGCCAAACAAGGGTTCAACCGTCAGAACATCTGCTTGGGCATTGTCAAATCTAATCAAG GGACCAGATCCTAAAGCTGCAACAGAACTCATCAGAATTGATGGAGTGCTGGATGCGATTGTTCGGCACTTGAAAAAAGC GGATGATGAGTTGGCAACTGAAGTAGCATGGGTAGTTGTGTATCTCTCAGCCCTTTCAAACGTCGCTACCAGTATGCTGGTGAAAAATGATGTCCTTCAACTGCTTGTTGATAGATTGGCAACATCAAATAGCTTGCAATTGCTCATTCCG GTGCTGCGAAGTCTAGGTAATCTTGTGGCTGGTGATTCCCACACAATTTATGCTGTTCTTGTTCCTGGACATGATATTACAG ACAGTGTCATAATAGTCctagtaaaatgtttgaggagTGAACACCGGGTCCTGAAAAAG GAAGCAGCGTGGGTGCTTTCTAATATAGCTGCTAGTTCTGTTGAACACAAGCGGTTGATTAATTCTAGTGAGGCAGTGCCTTTGCTATTGCGCCTTCTTTCCACAGCACCATTTGACATAAGAAAGGAAGTAGCATATGTACTGGGCAACCTATGTGTTGCCCCCACTGAAGGTGATGGAAAACCAAATTTGATCCTGGAGCACTTGGTTTCACTTGTTAGTGGAGGATGCCTGCCTGGTTTTATTGATTTGGTTAGATCTGCTGATACCGAGGCTGCAAGAGTAGGACTTCAATTCATGGAGCTG GTTTTGAGAGGCATGCCAAATGGTGAGGGCCCAAAACTTGTTGAACGGGAGGATGGGATTGATGCAATGGAAAGATTTCAGTTTCATGAAAATGAAGACTTGAGAAATATGGCAAATGGTCTGGTTGATAAGTACTTCGGGGAAGACTATGGGCTTGATGAGTAG
- the LOC126691786 gene encoding DEAD-box ATP-dependent RNA helicase 57: protein MEKDPSFLFSGIHFNKKKFSNDFAKFQEKKGSDINESEEPREDSSFIESGKSEEKEGKLSVKKRKRKSVGSGETVQGFDVFKSSKSAVKSVEVNEENDEAENGPSKKLKELNRQLERDSLSRKKYNIHVSGNNVATPLQNFDELSSRFGCEPYLLRNLKEQGFKEPTPIQRQAIPILLSGRDCFACAPTGSGKTLAFACPMLMKLKHASTDGIRAVILCPTRELAAQTTRECKKLAKGKKFRIKLMTKQLVGKADLSKLPCDILISTPLRLRLAIRKKKINLSRVEYLVLDESDKLFELGMLKQIDSVVKACSNPSIIQSLFSATLPDSVEELARTRMHDAVRVIIGRKNTASELIKQKLVFAGSEEGKLLALHQSFAESLNPPILIFVQSKERAKELYGELAYDKIRVDVIHSDLSQLQRDNVVDDFRAGKTWVLIATDVIARGVDFKGVNCVINYDFPDSYNAYIHRIGRTGRAGRTGEAITFYTEADLPFLRNIANSMKSSGCEVPSWIMALPKLKWKKHRPRRDSISTQSKD, encoded by the exons ATGGAAAAAGACCCATCTTTCTTGTTCTCTGGAATTCACTTCAACAAGAAGAAGTTCTCCAACGATTTCGCCAAGTTCCAG GAGAAGAAAGGGAGTGATATAAACGAAAGTGAAGAACCGAGAGAGGATTCAAGTTTCATTGAAAGTGGAAAATCCGAAGAGAAGGAAGGAAAGCTCTCTGTCAAGAAGCGGAAACGAAAGTCTGTGGGTTCTg GGGAAACGGTACAAGGATTTGATGTCTTTAAGAGTTCAAAATCAGCTGTAAAATCTGTAGAAGTGAATGAAGAGAACGATGAAGCCGAAAATGGGCCCTCTAAAAAACTAAAGGAATTGAATAGGCAACTAGAG CGGGATTCGTTGTCGCGTAAGAAGTACAACATTCATGTTTCTGGGAATAATGTAGCCACCCCACTTCAGAATTTTGATGAATTAAGCTCGAg ATTTGGGTGTGAGCCCTATTTGTTACGCAATTTGAAAGAACAAGGATTTAAAGAGCCAACACCAATCCAAAGGCAGGCTATTCCGATCCTTTTATCT GGCCGGGATTGCTTTGCGTGTGCTCCAACTGGATCTGGTAAAACACTGGCTTTTGCATGTCCCATGCTTATGAAACTTAAG CATGCGTCTACTGATGGCATCCGAGCTGTTATCCTCTGTCCTACCCGAGAGTTAGCTGCTCAGACAACCAGAGAGTGCAAGAAATTGGctaaagggaaaaaatttcGCATCAAATTAATGACAAAACAGCTAGTAGGAAAAGCTGATTTGTCAAAGTTGCCTTGTGATATACTCATATCAACACCACTTAGGTTAAGATTGGCTATTCGGAAAAAAAAGATCAACTTAAGTAG GGTTGAGTATCTTGTCCTGGATGAGTCTGATAAGCTATTTGAGCTTGGTATGTTGAAGCAGATTGATTCTGTGGTCAAAGCTTGCTCAAATCCTTCAATAATACAGTCCCTGTTTAGTGCTACATTGCCTGACTCTGTTGAGGAGCTTGCACGCACAAGAATGCATGATGCTGTTCGAGTTATTATTGGCAGGAA GAACACTGCTTCAGAATTGATTAAACAGAAATTGGTTTTTGCTGGAAGTGAAGAAGGGAAACTTCTTGCTCTTCATCAAAGCTTTGCAGAG AGTTTGAATCCGCCCATATTAATCTTTGTTCAAAGCAAGGAGCGGGCAAAGGAACTATATGGTGAACTGGCATATGATAAAATCAGAGTTGATGTAATCCATTCTGATTTGTCCCAATTGCAG CGAGATAATGTTGTTGATGACTTCAGAGCTGGCAAAACATGGGTTTTGATTGCCACTGATGTTATTGCCCGGGGTGTGGATTTTAAAGGTGTCAACTGCGTGATCAATTATGATTTTCCGGACTCTTATAACGCATATATTCACAGGATTG GTCGGACAGGCAGAGCAGGGAGGACAGGAGAAGCTATTACTTTTTACACTGAGGCAGATCTTCCCTTTCTGCGGAACATAGCTAATTCGATGAAATCCTCAGGTTGTGAAGTGCCATCTTGGATCATGGCATTGCCCAAACTGAAATGGAAGAAGCACCGTCCACGAAGAGATTCAATATCAACCCAATCGAAAGATTAg